AGTAAGTGAATATCTCGCACCCTCTTTAGAAAAATAAGCTTTCAAAATTGTATCACGATTTGCTTGACTAAGCTTGTTTAATAAATAAGCTGAAGATTCTGTAAATGCCCCTCCAAAACCTGTAATTGTTTGGTACGTTTCATTTGGTAAAATTTTTATAATACTAGCCTGATCTCCAGAAACTCTTTCTGTAATCATCTTTAACTGATTGCCACTAGCAGAAGTTTCATAAACTTCTACTATTAACTTATCTTGATTTTCATTACAACTTAACATAAGAAGAACAAAAAGTGAATACACACTGTATTTTAATATTTTCATATTTTAAAACTTTAACTTGACTCATTTATCTATTTGCCATAATTTCTCCAATAGTTATTGGTGTTAAAACGTGTTCCATTAAGGCATCTTTATCGCCATTATAAGTTTTAGTTATTGGCTGTCCATCTCTAGTTAAACCTTTAAAAATGCCTTTATCAACTAAACTCCACAACGCATATTTTGCTTGTCCTTTAAGGTTTATAAGTCCAAAATGATTCTCGGAACCTAATGCGTTGTGCGCATCTTTCCATTGTTCGTCGAATGCTTCAAAATAGAAACAAGAAATGTTCGCTTTGTTTGTCCAATTTCTTATAAGTTGGTAATACCTTCCAGACTTATACTCATCTGTAGCTCTAGAACCTTTTTCTCCATAATGCCCGTTTGATAGGGTTGCCCATCCTGTTTCTCCAATATGTACAGGTTTATTAACTCCCAGACTTTTCATATAATTTGATACACTATCATGTTGTGCTTTTGCAAATTGGAATGCCCGTTGCATAGCGGCTTCAATTTTTTCGGTATCAGATAATTCAAATTCATTTTCTGGTACTGCCCAAAATTCTGGATTATAGTGTGAATTATGCATAGGGTAGGTGTGCATGGAAATATAGTCGACGGCTTTAATAAGATTTTCTAAATCCTGAGTATGATAACTAGGATCACCTCCTCCCCAAGAAGAAAAATCATCGGAACTTGTAATCCATAAATCTTCAGAAAGTTCTCCAGACTTCTTTAAATCTTGTAAATGATTTACCCATTTTAAAACAACATTAGGTCTAACAAAATAGCTTGTTGCCCAACGTACCATGGCTTCATTACCAACCGCAATAATTTTAACAATATCTGGGTATGCTTGTGCTAAGGCTACAGCTCTATCAATTTCTCCAGCATTCTGTTGGCTTTCTACTTCATGATTAGGCTCTAAACCCGTCCAAGCATTCTCGCAATCAATCCACGCCCCTAACATCACATACATT
The nucleotide sequence above comes from Flavobacteriaceae bacterium HL-DH10. Encoded proteins:
- a CDS encoding glycosyl hydrolase family 17 translates to MLGCNQQPKKGPLYKTAAEILGNPNYLAISYGGYRQKSRDIQPTISQLKEDMKILAAMGVKILRTYNVQLQQAPNLLKAISELKAEDKNFEMYVMLGAWIDCENAWTGLEPNHEVESQQNAGEIDRAVALAQAYPDIVKIIAVGNEAMVRWATSYFVRPNVVLKWVNHLQDLKKSGELSEDLWITSSDDFSSWGGGDPSYHTQDLENLIKAVDYISMHTYPMHNSHYNPEFWAVPENEFELSDTEKIEAAMQRAFQFAKAQHDSVSNYMKSLGVNKPVHIGETGWATLSNGHYGEKGSRATDEYKSGRYYQLIRNWTNKANISCFYFEAFDEQWKDAHNALGSENHFGLINLKGQAKYALWSLVDKGIFKGLTRDGQPITKTYNGDKDALMEHVLTPITIGEIMANR